From Candidatus Eisenbacteria bacterium:
AGCCAGGCCGACTCGAACGGCTCCAGGGCATTGCGCACCTGCGGCGCCTGCAATTCGATGCTGCCCTCGGCTATGTGGACCTTCTTCGGTTCATAGCCGTTGCGATGTCCCCGCAGCGCTCCGTCTCCGGACCGCTCGTAGCGCCTCCGTCCCAGGAAGTCTTCCACCTCCCATTCCATGACACGTTGCAGGATCATCCGTGCCCTGCGGCGCGCCGCCTCCCCCAGCGGATCCCCGCCCGTCCGAAGCCCCGTAAACAGTTCTTGCTCCATCCGCTCACTCGGTGCTACCCTCTTCGTCGGTGTAACCTCCCTGCGCGGCCGTTACCTCGACCACGCTTTTTTGTTGTTTTTCAGGAGGTTACACCTTCTCCACTTTTACAGGAAGTATCGGACATCACCGCAGCGGAGGGCGATACCGACGGCTGGTTCGGGCTTCCTCAACGCTGATCCGGGAATTCGTCCGGTGTCAGCCCGATGTCCTTGACGATCTGCCTGAGGATGACAGGCGAGAGGTCGCGTGAGCCGTGGTCCGGCGCCGTTGTCTGGCGACCGTCCGGATGACGGAACTGCCGATGCGATCCTCGCTGACGACCTGGACGAAGCCGAGTCGTTCAAGAACACGCGCGGCTTCCCTGGGTTTCAGAACAGGCAACAATCCCATGGCGCACTACACTGTTACGGACTGCGTCGAAGTCCTTCACCGACCCGCGAAAAATGTGAATGGTGCTGATGCCCTGTATTGTCTCACCGGGCACGATAGTCCCCAGAAACGGGTCCGCGTGAATGCAACACTCACGACGGTTGTTGAAAACATACGCGGGGCCTTGCCGAGATCATTCCCGCCACCCTCTGGCTGCATGAAGACGCCACGCACGCGGTTCCCCAGAAGACTTCCTGAGAATGGTTCTGGTTGATCGCCCGGCATACCCAGAGATCCGACAGGACCGGGCCGTGGCGAACCGGAAA
This genomic window contains:
- a CDS encoding transposase, whose product is MEQELFTGLRTGGDPLGEAARRRARMILQRVMEWEVEDFLGRRRYERSGDGALRGHRNGYEPKKVHIAEGSIELQAPQVRNALEPFESAWLAAIGKRSSRLLELVPMLCVKGMSQRDIVRIPR